In the genome of Chryseobacterium arthrosphaerae, one region contains:
- a CDS encoding S9 family peptidase has product MKLKCTVFILLIITCWMYGQKKPLDHSVYDSWQNIGTRKISNDGKWIAYSVDAQEGNDNLFLYSVKNKTSKTFPRATKVNFTNDSRFAVFQIRPQYKDIKAVKDKKLKKSKLTKDSLAIVDFLSGHTEKIPDVKTFKIPEKAGSYVAYLLENTKDKSSDDASDKENGEENKDEDKNVKPLQLVVRNLLDGKSTTYDNVVRYEFSKNGKQLVFVTKKPEEKPNKDKKEGKDSGDEKPADKKDTDKSKPKKYALQTVQVVDLQKGNVNKISEMEGDYSQLSFDDEGNQLAFVGTSSAQNDLVKLYKLYYFDFKGNKKEMITNENTQMKKDWVISENRLPLFSKNGKQLYFGVAPKPVAKDTAMIANDHAVVDIWNYRDDYLQTVQLKELKNDLKKSYAAVMQTEKPDFFRNIDGEDLDTLRLVNEGNAEFALGITSLNNRISSQWEGATKKTYFLIDHKTGERTEIIKNLNGAVAVSPLGKFVVIFDREKGQWLSYNVKTKQTLPLHTGLPVSFVDEEFDMPDFPNSYGIASWTDKDESVIIKDRYDLWEFFLNGSKKPRNITNGFGRKHKITFDTYELDKDIKSLNRKSSIYLSAFDNTSKANGIFRTSIQSDSDPVKIQMENVWGYRSLQKAKNAEEYIVVKESYTDSPNIFATSDFSQQQKLSNTNPQQQQYNWGTDELVHWTTPKGNSSTGILYKPEDFDPNKKYPMIVYFYEKLSDNLNRYVAPAPTPSRLNISYFVSNGYLVFTPDISYTDGLPGESAMEYINSGVENLKKNAWVDGTKIGIQGQSWGGYQVAYLIAHTNMYAAAWSGAPVVNMTSAYGGIRWTSGMNRQFQYEKSQSRLGKNLWEAPELYIKNSPLFTIDKVKTPVVIMSNDKDGAVPWYQGIEMFTALRRLGKPVWLLNYNGDDHNLMKRQNRKDIQIREQQFFDYYLKGAKAPVWMTKGVPATQKGKNWGFELTDDKPD; this is encoded by the coding sequence ATGAAGTTGAAATGTACAGTTTTTATTCTGCTCATCATAACCTGCTGGATGTATGGACAGAAAAAGCCTTTAGATCATTCTGTCTATGACAGCTGGCAAAATATAGGCACGAGAAAAATTTCCAATGACGGAAAATGGATTGCCTATTCTGTGGATGCACAGGAGGGAAATGACAACCTTTTTTTATATTCGGTTAAAAATAAAACCTCCAAGACGTTTCCAAGAGCTACAAAAGTAAATTTTACGAACGATTCGAGATTTGCTGTTTTTCAAATCCGCCCGCAGTATAAAGATATAAAAGCAGTAAAGGATAAAAAGCTTAAAAAAAGTAAATTAACAAAAGACAGTCTTGCAATTGTTGATTTTTTGAGTGGTCACACAGAGAAAATTCCTGATGTGAAAACATTTAAAATTCCTGAGAAAGCAGGTTCTTATGTAGCTTATCTTCTGGAAAATACAAAAGATAAATCCTCAGATGACGCTTCTGATAAAGAAAACGGCGAGGAAAATAAGGATGAAGATAAAAACGTAAAACCATTGCAGCTGGTAGTACGAAATCTTTTGGACGGGAAAAGTACAACGTATGATAATGTAGTGCGCTATGAGTTCAGTAAAAATGGGAAGCAACTCGTTTTTGTAACCAAAAAGCCGGAAGAAAAGCCGAACAAGGATAAGAAGGAAGGAAAAGATTCCGGTGACGAAAAACCTGCGGATAAAAAAGATACGGATAAATCAAAGCCGAAAAAATATGCGTTACAAACTGTGCAGGTGGTTGATCTGCAAAAAGGTAATGTAAATAAGATTTCGGAAATGGAAGGCGATTATTCACAATTGTCTTTTGATGACGAAGGAAACCAACTGGCATTTGTAGGAACTTCTTCTGCTCAGAATGACCTGGTAAAACTGTATAAGCTGTATTACTTTGATTTTAAGGGAAATAAGAAGGAAATGATTACCAATGAAAATACCCAAATGAAAAAAGACTGGGTAATTTCTGAAAACCGTTTACCTTTATTCAGCAAAAACGGCAAACAACTGTATTTTGGCGTTGCTCCGAAACCAGTTGCAAAAGATACAGCAATGATTGCCAATGACCATGCTGTTGTAGATATCTGGAACTACAGGGATGATTACCTGCAGACAGTACAGCTAAAAGAATTGAAAAATGACCTGAAAAAATCTTATGCTGCTGTCATGCAGACTGAAAAACCGGATTTTTTTAGAAATATTGATGGTGAGGATCTGGATACCTTACGACTGGTAAATGAAGGGAATGCTGAATTTGCTTTGGGGATTACCAGTTTGAACAACCGTATTTCTTCACAATGGGAAGGGGCTACAAAGAAAACCTATTTCCTTATTGATCACAAAACAGGAGAAAGAACAGAAATTATTAAAAACCTGAATGGAGCCGTTGCTGTATCTCCACTGGGTAAATTTGTAGTGATTTTTGACAGAGAAAAAGGACAGTGGCTGAGCTATAATGTGAAAACCAAACAAACGTTACCTTTACATACAGGCTTACCTGTTTCTTTTGTTGATGAAGAATTTGATATGCCGGATTTCCCCAATTCATATGGTATCGCATCCTGGACAGATAAAGATGAATCTGTGATTATAAAAGACCGCTACGACCTTTGGGAATTCTTTCTGAACGGCTCAAAAAAACCAAGAAATATTACCAATGGATTCGGGCGTAAGCATAAAATAACATTTGATACATACGAGCTGGATAAAGATATTAAAAGCCTGAACCGGAAATCTTCTATCTATTTATCAGCATTTGATAATACCTCCAAGGCAAACGGAATTTTCAGAACTTCGATTCAGTCGGACTCTGATCCCGTGAAAATTCAGATGGAAAATGTCTGGGGATACAGAAGTCTTCAAAAAGCGAAAAATGCAGAGGAATATATTGTGGTAAAAGAGTCTTACACCGATTCGCCCAATATTTTTGCAACCTCTGATTTCTCCCAACAGCAAAAGCTGAGTAATACGAATCCGCAGCAACAGCAATATAATTGGGGAACTGACGAATTGGTACACTGGACAACGCCAAAAGGAAATTCTTCTACAGGAATTTTGTACAAACCGGAAGATTTTGATCCGAACAAAAAATATCCTATGATTGTCTATTTCTATGAAAAGCTTTCGGATAATCTGAACCGCTATGTAGCTCCGGCACCCACACCTTCAAGATTGAATATTTCTTATTTCGTGAGCAATGGATATCTGGTTTTCACCCCTGATATTTCCTATACAGATGGTCTTCCGGGAGAATCTGCAATGGAATACATCAATTCGGGAGTTGAAAATCTAAAGAAGAATGCCTGGGTAGATGGCACCAAAATAGGAATTCAGGGACAAAGCTGGGGCGGTTACCAGGTAGCCTATCTCATCGCTCATACCAATATGTATGCAGCTGCCTGGAGTGGTGCACCTGTTGTCAATATGACTTCCGCATACGGAGGAATCCGTTGGACTTCAGGAATGAACAGACAGTTCCAGTATGAAAAATCACAGAGCAGACTGGGAAAAAACTTATGGGAAGCTCCGGAACTTTATATTAAAAACTCACCGCTTTTTACCATTGATAAAGTAAAAACTCCGGTAGTGATTATGAGTAACGATAAAGATGGAGCAGTGCCATGGTATCAGGGAATTGAAATGTTTACCGCATTGCGCCGTCTCGGAAAGCCCGTATGGCTACTGAATTACAACGGTGATGATCACAACCTCATGAAACGCCAGAACAGAAAGGATATTCAAATTCGTGAGCAGCAGTTTTTTGACTACTATCTCAAAGGTGCTAAAGCTCCGGTCTGGATGACAAAAGGTGTTCCAGCCACCCAAAAAGGAAAGAATTGGGGATTTGAGCTGACAGATGATAAACCTGACTAA
- the htpG gene encoding molecular chaperone HtpG has product MTKGNINVSVENIFPLIKKFLYSDHEIFLRELISNATDATLKLKHLTSIGEAKVEYGNPKLEVKIDKEQKTLRIIDQGIGMTGEEVEKYINQVAFSGAEEFLEKYKDSAKDSGIIGHFGLGFYSAFMVAEKVEILTKSYKDEPAVRWICDGSPEFTLEETTDKTDRGTEIILHIAEDSVEFLEEGRIRDLLLKYNKFMPVPIKFGTKTHTLPLPEDAPEDAVAETEEVDNIINNPVPAWTIAPSELTNEDYMKFYHELYPMQFEEPLFNIHLNVDYPFNLTGILFFPKLSNNLNIDKDKIQLYQNQVFVTDEVKGIVPDFLMLLRGVIDSPDIPLNVSRSYLQADGAVKKISSYITKKVADKMASLINENREDYEKKWNDIKVVIEYGIVTEEKFAEKSDKFTLYPTTDGKYFLWDELVDKIKPAQTDKDNKLVVLYATNADEQHSYIQAAKDKGYEVLLLDSPIAPHVIQKLETSKENISFARVDADHINNLIKKDEPIISKLNETEKESLKKDVEEAIQDSKFTVQLEDLDSNDAPFTITQPEFMRRMKEMQATGGGGMFGMGGFPEMYNLVVNSNSELSNQILKTENAEEKESLIKYALDLAKLSQNLLKGKDLTDFIQRSYKQLEK; this is encoded by the coding sequence ATGACTAAAGGAAATATTAATGTATCTGTGGAAAACATTTTCCCGCTTATCAAAAAGTTTCTTTACAGTGACCACGAAATATTCTTAAGAGAATTGATCTCCAATGCTACCGATGCTACGTTGAAATTAAAACATTTAACAAGTATCGGCGAAGCAAAGGTTGAATATGGCAATCCGAAACTTGAAGTAAAAATTGACAAAGAGCAAAAAACACTTCGTATCATCGACCAGGGTATTGGTATGACCGGTGAGGAAGTTGAAAAGTATATCAACCAGGTGGCGTTCTCCGGAGCGGAAGAATTCTTAGAAAAATATAAAGATTCAGCAAAAGATTCTGGAATTATCGGACACTTCGGTCTTGGATTCTACTCGGCATTTATGGTCGCTGAAAAAGTGGAAATCCTTACAAAGTCTTATAAAGACGAACCTGCCGTACGTTGGATCTGTGACGGAAGCCCGGAATTTACCCTTGAAGAAACGACTGATAAAACCGATAGAGGTACAGAAATCATCCTTCACATTGCAGAAGATTCGGTAGAGTTTCTGGAAGAAGGAAGAATCCGTGACCTGTTATTAAAATACAATAAATTCATGCCTGTTCCGATCAAATTCGGGACAAAAACCCATACCCTGCCATTACCGGAAGACGCTCCTGAAGATGCAGTAGCTGAAACGGAGGAAGTAGACAATATCATCAATAATCCGGTGCCGGCATGGACCATTGCTCCAAGCGAACTGACGAATGAAGATTATATGAAGTTCTATCACGAACTGTATCCAATGCAGTTTGAAGAACCTCTATTCAACATCCACCTGAATGTGGATTATCCTTTCAACCTTACCGGAATCCTGTTCTTCCCTAAGCTGAGCAACAACTTAAATATTGATAAGGATAAAATTCAGCTGTACCAAAACCAGGTATTCGTAACGGATGAGGTAAAAGGAATCGTTCCTGACTTCCTGATGCTTCTGAGAGGGGTAATTGACTCTCCGGATATTCCATTGAACGTTTCCCGTTCTTATCTTCAGGCAGACGGTGCCGTAAAGAAAATTTCATCCTATATCACGAAAAAGGTTGCCGATAAAATGGCTTCCCTGATCAACGAAAACCGTGAAGATTATGAGAAAAAATGGAATGACATTAAAGTGGTCATTGAATACGGAATCGTTACAGAGGAAAAATTTGCTGAAAAATCAGACAAATTCACTCTATACCCTACTACAGACGGCAAGTACTTCCTTTGGGACGAACTGGTTGACAAAATCAAACCTGCGCAAACGGATAAAGACAATAAATTGGTTGTTTTATATGCTACCAACGCTGATGAACAGCACAGCTATATTCAGGCTGCAAAGGATAAAGGATATGAAGTTCTGTTATTAGACTCTCCTATCGCTCCACACGTAATCCAGAAACTGGAAACATCAAAGGAAAATATCTCTTTTGCAAGAGTAGATGCCGACCACATCAACAACCTGATCAAAAAAGATGAACCTATCATTTCAAAATTGAATGAAACAGAAAAAGAGTCATTGAAAAAGGATGTGGAAGAAGCCATTCAGGATTCAAAATTCACAGTACAGCTCGAAGATCTGGACAGCAATGATGCTCCATTCACGATCACACAACCTGAGTTTATGCGAAGAATGAAAGAAATGCAGGCTACAGGCGGAGGCGGCATGTTCGGAATGGGAGGTTTCCCGGAGATGTACAATCTTGTGGTAAACTCCAATAGTGAGCTTTCTAATCAGATTTTAAAAACTGAGAATGCTGAAGAAAAAGAAAGTTTAATCAAATATGCTCTGGATCTTGCCAAACTTTCACAGAATCTGCTGAAAGGAAAAGACCTGACCGATTTTATACAGAGAAGCTATAAGCAACTTGAAAAATAA
- a CDS encoding helix-turn-helix transcriptional regulator — MQKEKLRLIRKQKGYTQQQVADYIATDVSNYSRKESGDVRIVQDEWDKLARFFEVPVEDIYEEETAAVVVNNDHPVFNDKSTSAGLITTQNNYDNIPGAIIENLQNYIALLKEENERLKEELKNSQTPSKARK; from the coding sequence ATGCAAAAAGAAAAATTACGTCTCATCAGAAAGCAAAAAGGCTATACTCAGCAGCAGGTAGCTGATTATATAGCAACGGATGTATCCAACTACAGCCGAAAAGAAAGTGGTGATGTAAGAATCGTTCAGGATGAATGGGATAAACTGGCCCGTTTCTTTGAAGTTCCGGTTGAAGATATTTATGAAGAAGAGACAGCGGCAGTAGTTGTTAATAATGATCATCCGGTATTTAATGATAAGTCAACTTCTGCAGGATTAATCACGACTCAGAATAACTATGATAATATTCCGGGAGCAATTATTGAAAACCTACAAAACTATATTGCTTTATTAAAGGAAGAGAACGAAAGGCTGAAAGAGGAATTGAAAAATTCTCAGACTCCTTCAAAGGCCAGGAAATAA
- a CDS encoding MGMT family protein translates to MDEIFKQQVYEVTRLIPKGRVSTYGAIAKAVGYPNHSRHVGKAMGGCPKDVPAHRVISSSGVLSVPEFEPKLQAEGITIENLRIKNFKKLFWDPMSEL, encoded by the coding sequence ATGGACGAAATTTTCAAACAGCAGGTATACGAAGTAACCCGGCTTATCCCTAAAGGAAGGGTTTCTACCTACGGAGCAATAGCGAAAGCAGTAGGCTATCCTAATCATTCCCGTCATGTTGGAAAAGCAATGGGTGGCTGCCCGAAAGATGTTCCTGCCCACCGGGTGATCTCCAGTTCGGGGGTATTGTCTGTTCCGGAATTTGAGCCTAAGCTGCAAGCCGAAGGAATTACTATCGAAAATCTGAGAATTAAAAACTTCAAAAAACTGTTCTGGGATCCGATGAGTGAGTTATGA
- a CDS encoding deoxyhypusine synthase family protein: MSKPITEFIEKYYLHFNAAALVDASKGYVAHLKDGGKMMITLAGAMSTAELGKILAEMIRQGKVDFISCTGANLEEDLMNLVAHSHYERVPHYRDLTAQDEWDLLERGLNRVTDTCIPEEEAFRRLQKHIVEIWKDAEAKGERYFPHEFMYKMILSGVLEQYYEIPRENSWMIAAAEANLPIVVPGWEDSTMGNIFASYCIKGELKATTMKSGIEYMTYLADWYTKNSGGKGVGFFQIGGGIAGDFPICVVPMLYQDMEMHDIPFWSYFCQISDSTTSYGSYSGAVPNEKITWGKLDITTPKFIVESDATICAPLMFSYILENS, translated from the coding sequence ATGAGCAAACCGATAACTGAATTCATAGAAAAGTATTACCTGCACTTCAACGCAGCTGCATTGGTAGATGCTTCTAAAGGATATGTTGCCCACCTTAAAGATGGCGGAAAAATGATGATCACTTTGGCAGGAGCAATGTCTACCGCTGAATTAGGAAAAATTCTTGCAGAAATGATCCGTCAGGGGAAAGTTGATTTTATCTCTTGTACAGGGGCCAACCTTGAAGAAGACCTGATGAACCTTGTGGCACACTCTCACTATGAAAGAGTTCCTCATTACAGAGATCTTACAGCTCAGGATGAGTGGGATCTTTTGGAAAGAGGTCTGAACAGGGTTACAGATACATGTATCCCTGAAGAAGAGGCCTTCAGAAGATTACAGAAACATATTGTTGAGATCTGGAAAGATGCTGAAGCGAAAGGAGAAAGATATTTCCCTCACGAATTCATGTATAAAATGATCCTTTCAGGAGTATTGGAGCAGTATTATGAAATTCCTAGAGAAAACTCATGGATGATTGCTGCTGCAGAAGCTAATTTACCAATCGTAGTTCCGGGATGGGAAGATTCTACCATGGGTAATATTTTCGCTTCTTACTGCATCAAAGGAGAGCTTAAGGCAACTACAATGAAATCAGGAATCGAATATATGACTTACCTTGCAGACTGGTATACTAAAAACTCAGGAGGTAAAGGTGTTGGGTTCTTCCAGATTGGTGGAGGTATCGCAGGAGATTTCCCTATTTGTGTAGTGCCAATGCTGTATCAGGATATGGAAATGCATGATATTCCTTTCTGGTCTTATTTCTGCCAGATTTCTGATTCTACTACATCTTACGGTTCATACTCAGGAGCAGTTCCAAATGAGAAAATCACTTGGGGTAAATTAGATATCACTACACCGAAGTTTATCGTTGAAAGTGATGCAACGATCTGTGCACCATTGATGTTCTCTTATATTCTTGAGAATTCTTAA
- a CDS encoding GreA/GreB family elongation factor produces MSPHIIVTTGIYDAIKDTLRRKKVSIGEEKRLTEELRKAKQVLRRDLPADIVTVDRKVTLKDHTLNFEHEYIFVPSTKEKIKKNKHSILSDIALAVVGYKVGDIIEWPFRDGERKIEILKVEAWEG; encoded by the coding sequence ATGTCACCACATATTATTGTCACTACCGGAATTTATGATGCTATAAAAGATACACTCAGAAGGAAAAAAGTGAGCATTGGAGAAGAAAAAAGACTGACTGAAGAACTCAGAAAAGCAAAGCAGGTTCTGAGAAGAGATCTCCCTGCTGATATTGTAACGGTTGACAGAAAAGTAACCTTAAAGGATCATACATTGAATTTTGAGCATGAGTATATTTTTGTACCGTCTACCAAAGAAAAGATTAAGAAGAATAAGCACTCCATCCTTTCTGATATTGCCCTTGCAGTAGTAGGATATAAAGTTGGAGATATTATCGAATGGCCTTTCAGAGACGGGGAAAGGAAAATTGAAATTCTGAAGGTAGAAGCCTGGGAAGGATAA
- the arfB gene encoding alternative ribosome rescue aminoacyl-tRNA hydrolase ArfB, protein MKNFSKELSFKTSRSSGAGGQNVNKVETAVTVLWKVDVSEFFNEDEKILIQNKLKNRINAEGYLFMTVSESRTQLMNKNKAIEKIIETVNKALIIPKKRTATKPSKAQKQKRLDSKKKLSDKKENRRFRF, encoded by the coding sequence ATGAAAAACTTTTCAAAAGAACTCAGCTTCAAAACCTCCCGCAGCAGTGGGGCAGGCGGGCAAAACGTCAACAAAGTGGAGACGGCTGTTACCGTACTTTGGAAAGTAGATGTCTCCGAATTTTTTAATGAAGATGAAAAAATACTGATTCAGAATAAACTGAAAAACAGAATCAATGCTGAAGGCTATTTATTCATGACGGTTTCAGAAAGCAGAACCCAGCTGATGAATAAAAACAAAGCCATTGAAAAAATAATCGAAACTGTTAATAAAGCCTTGATTATTCCTAAAAAAAGAACAGCAACAAAACCTTCAAAAGCACAGAAACAGAAAAGATTAGACAGTAAGAAAAAACTTTCTGACAAAAAAGAAAACAGACGTTTCAGATTTTAA
- a CDS encoding AMP-binding protein — MLIDFNNLNINQLSFHTEFEKKVETFLKEWGSDGAMVKVQTSGSTGTPKIFEIEKKKMINSAVMTCNFLGLQEGDTALLCLPVEYISGKMMIVRSIERKLKLIITEPSLRPLENVTEEVSFCAMTPLQVENSLDKLHLIKNLIIGGAATSESLKHKIRERNLIHSNRIFETYGMSETLSHIGLKKLMPVHEDYFTVFENVSIALDERGCLKIYAPNVNDEMLQTNDLVEIKNDKQFKFLGRIDNVINSGGAKIFPEALETLVKREISNEAVFIGVPDESLGQKLMLVIEGNESEEIKDKISTIPFEKKFHNPKEIIFIKEIPRTPNGKVNRLALYKNITAD; from the coding sequence ATGCTGATAGACTTCAATAATCTCAATATTAATCAATTATCCTTTCACACGGAATTTGAAAAAAAAGTGGAAACTTTTCTAAAAGAATGGGGCTCTGACGGGGCAATGGTAAAAGTTCAGACCTCAGGATCTACAGGAACTCCTAAAATTTTTGAGATTGAAAAAAAGAAAATGATCAATTCTGCAGTGATGACCTGCAACTTTTTAGGATTACAGGAAGGTGATACTGCATTACTGTGTCTGCCGGTAGAATATATTTCCGGAAAAATGATGATCGTCCGTTCCATCGAGAGGAAGTTAAAATTAATCATTACAGAACCTTCCTTAAGGCCTTTGGAAAATGTAACGGAAGAAGTAAGCTTTTGCGCAATGACCCCGCTTCAGGTAGAGAATTCACTGGATAAACTTCATCTAATAAAAAATCTGATCATTGGAGGGGCAGCCACTTCAGAAAGTTTGAAACATAAAATTCGTGAGAGGAATTTAATTCATTCAAACCGTATTTTTGAAACTTACGGAATGTCAGAAACTTTATCTCATATTGGGCTGAAGAAGTTGATGCCTGTGCACGAGGATTATTTTACGGTTTTTGAAAATGTAAGCATTGCTCTGGATGAAAGAGGCTGTCTGAAAATTTACGCACCCAATGTGAATGATGAAATGCTGCAAACGAATGATTTAGTTGAAATTAAAAATGATAAGCAGTTTAAATTTCTGGGACGAATAGACAATGTTATTAACTCCGGTGGAGCGAAAATTTTTCCGGAAGCCCTTGAAACACTGGTTAAAAGGGAAATTTCCAATGAAGCCGTATTTATAGGAGTGCCGGATGAAAGTTTGGGCCAGAAATTGATGTTGGTTATTGAAGGAAATGAATCTGAAGAAATAAAAGATAAAATTTCAACAATACCTTTTGAGAAAAAATTTCACAACCCGAAAGAAATTATTTTCATCAAAGAAATTCCGAGGACTCCCAACGGAAAAGTAAACAGACTGGCATTATACAAAAATATAACAGCAGATTGA